A DNA window from Sphaeramia orbicularis chromosome 22, fSphaOr1.1, whole genome shotgun sequence contains the following coding sequences:
- the exd1 gene encoding LOW QUALITY PROTEIN: piRNA biogenesis protein EXD1 (The sequence of the model RefSeq protein was modified relative to this genomic sequence to represent the inferred CDS: inserted 3 bases in 2 codons) codes for MEADQFMNIFKGKRIKLTTKTASYLGVVQRINPNRTVVLADVVSVSNGCRIPGTKLFFGREVVNVELINADRDHGNDQQNKPEDHLTVENFQSYKGPISMYDDEDEEEHINIEVIDEFHEKFGPAVMHIKKQQVIGVGIDGVDIYTHGRLSWLQIATKNKVYLFDILLLGARAFNNGLSMILESNHILKVIHDCRAIAGCLIAQFGVKVTNIFDTQVADVMCFYSETGGFLPDRVCTLHEVVSLHLKVPSSQLSSLQMKSQITKEEREMWYKRPCPVPLLKVMARSVFHLQSLRLVLLDTLMTDYMTLVDSYLGSCHYEPDELELISMDSVLELPKELRKLEEIRCERREWAVSHYPVTEQGLLSRFNPQPPSPSKPPPTEGDGLKDEDTSNSATLSSAQTDQPPMSPANPTDASSSKCVDILASPDPGSEDAMPQFGTATSLSIPLSVHPLPTPAESLMDTVGRGRLLGKEQSSFPLWPSLGRGFFLQIPSSQIPGNSTWEMESSRPTLASSQETKRPPDSSSSDLTSPQSGMSPTTLSHSSSLSSSFRWPAPAHFLFLRPGRKEQGACHTVVTASSLLPPSXPTPKLQTVLCPSXGKDDCTFSITAGSCRDIFRHKSEREKYNQISSSTVTLNYIPAANLPSVWKNLLILAAMETAFMEIDDGTKWVQQEGGQEEAIFSSASEQ; via the exons ATGGAAGCCGACCAGTTTATGAATATCTTCAAAGGGAAACGTATCAAACTGACCACTAAAACTGCGTCTTACCTCGGAGTCGTCCAGCGGATCAACCCCAACAGAACAGTGGTTTTGGCCGATG TTGTTAGTGTCAGCAATGGATGCAGAATTCCCGGCACGAAATTGTTCTTTGGGAGAGAGGTTGTTAATG TGGAACTTATCAATGCAGACAGAGACCATGG AAATGATCAGCAGAACAAACCTGAGGATCACTTGACTGTAGAGAATTTCCAATCATACAAGGGTCCAATCTCCATGT atgatgatgaagatgaagaggagcaTATCAACATTGAAGTCATTGATGAGTTCCATGAAAAATTTGGACCTGCT GTGATGCACATCAAAAAGCAGCAAGTGATTGGTGTCGGAATTGATGGAGTTGATATATATACACATGGGAGACTGTCTTGGCTGCAG ATTGCCACAAAAAACAAGGTGTACCTATTTGATATCCTGTTACTTGGTGCTCGGGCCTTTAACAATGGTCTCTCCATGATCCTTGAAAGTAACCACATTTTAAAG GTCATTCATGATTGTAGAGCTATTGCTGGATGTCTGATTGCTCAGTTTGGTGTAAAGGTAACAAACATCTTTGACACACAG GTGGCAGATGTCATGTGCTTCTACTCAGAAACTGGAGGATTCCTGCCTGACAGAGTCTGCACTCTCCATGAGGTGGTGAGTCTCCATCTGAAAGTGCCCTCCTCCCAGCTCTCGTCTCTTCAGATGAAGTCACAGATCACAAAG gaagagagagagatgtgGTACAAGCGTCCTTGTCCTGTACCACTGCTGAAGGTGATGGCTCGGTCAGTATTCCACCTACAGTCTCTCAGACTGGTGCTGCTGGACACACTTATGACAGACTACATGACTTTGGTGGATTCATATCTCGGTAGCTGCCATTATGAACCTGATGAACTAGAGCTTATCAGCATG GACAGTGTTTTGGAGTTGCCCAAAGAGCTCAGAAAACTGGAGGAAATACGTTGTGAGCGTCGTGAGTGGGCTGTCAGCCATTACCCTGTAACTGAACAGGGTCTGCTGTCTCGATTTAATCCTCAACCTCCGTCTCCATCTAAGCCCCCACCTACAGAAGGAGATGGCCTCAAAGACGAAGACACCTCTAACTCTGCAACACTTTCATCTGCACAAACAGATCAACCCCCCATGAGCCCTGCAAATCCCACTGATGCTTCGTCTTCCAAGTGTGTGGATATTCTTGCCTCCCCAGACCCAGGATCTGAGGATGCAATGCCACAATTTGGGACAGCAACATCTTTGAGCATCCCTCTGTCTGTGCATCCTCTGCCTACACCTGCAGAGTCACTGATGGACACAGTGGGCAGAGGAAGGCTCCTTGGGAAGGAGCAGTCATCCTTCCCACTCTGGCCATCACTGGGAAGAGGCTTTTTCCTCCAGATACCATCATCCCAGATCCCCGGAAATAGCACCTGGGAAATGGAATCTTCTAGGCCCACCCTTGCATCCTCCCAGGAAACAAAACGCCCACCTGACAGCAGTTCCAGTGACTTGACTAGCCCACAGTCTGGCATGTCACCGACTACCCTGTCACATTCCTCTTCGCTCAGCAGCTCATTCAG GTGGCCAGCACCTGCC CACTTCCTGTTTCTCAGGCCTGGGAGGAAGGAACAGGGCGCTTGTCACACGGTAGTCACcgcttcctccctcctccctccctc ccctacTCCTAAACTTCAGACAGTGTTGTGTCCTT GAGGGAAAGATGACTGCACCTTTAGCATCACAGCAGGAAGCTGCCGAGATATTTTTAGACATAAGTCGGAAAG GGAGAAATATAATCAGATATCAAGTTCCACTGTGACGCTGAACTATATCCCTGCAGCCAATCTTCCATCTGTTTGGAAAAACCTATT AATACTTGCTGCCATGGAAACAGCTTTTATGGAGATTGATGATGGGACAAAATGGGTCCAGCAGGAGGGAGGGCAGGAGGAGGCCATCTTCTCTTCTGCCTCGGAGCAGTGA